CCTCTGTCCTATTTGTCTCAATGTATGGCCCATATCTCTAGTGTAGCTGAAGCAGTTTACATCACAAATAGTCCATAACCGTGCTAACATAAAGTTTTGTCACTACCAACCTCTCTGTCTTTGTGCCTTGTACACACTAAATAGAATCTGCAAAGTTACGTGAAATTTTGTTCGCATAACGTCTATAGAAACATTACATAAAGGTTTTGTTGGTTGGTTTGTGAAAGAGTATGGCAGCTCTCATTGTATTATTTGGACGGCACTATATACTCTAAAAAAGTGTAGTGTGCTTTGCTTCATTGCTTCTAAGTTCTAACATAGGAggctatatattatattttaatagttttaCAACACTGATATATTAATTTGTTTCAATGGTACAATGTGGTCCAAATCCATCATGCCACATGCATTGCTGCTATTATAGTTAATGCAATTTTCCCTTTACATGAGAAAGGGCAATGTAACCTACCTAAGATTTGTTAAAGAGAAAGCTGTTATTATAGATCACTTCTTTTTGGGGACAAGACCTAGAATTAATGGACATGGGGTTCATTTACTCCTTCTCCAGTGCTCCTGATGCCTCATACATTCTATAATGCATGTCCAATAATGGTAGTAATCTCTGAGGAGAGAAAAATCTTCAACGCCAAGAGCAATTTATgatatgaatcaaattccaaATGAAAGTAAAGCTACATTGTCAGCCAAAAAAATCTAACAGTCCTGACCAAAATTAAAAGCTAGAACCACCAGTGTTGTCATTATAGCACGAAGGAAGCGATGCCATTAGGTGTGTGTGTTGGGGTTGTTTAGATTCCAATCATTCCATATTCCTTTCTAAAAGTATGATTCATGATCTGGTTTCTTGGCACATATCTATTGCTAGATTGCATTGCTTAATGGGATTCGTGGTCAAAAGATTAATTAGCCTAATCATGAAGATATTCTCacatagtggggtttacaaccgTCTTAATCAAATATCTTCTTTGATTTGTACTAAATCACTATATTTTGAAGCTCGTCAATTGCTTTCATTTGAAGAATTCCATACTTAGCTAAATTAGTTTTAAGTTTCTCACATTAAAACAGCTTGATTTTGAGACTAACTACTCATCTTTATAGCTGTTCACTGTTCAGCCCTTGTCAAATTCCAATATTCAACTGTTATGGTCAATCTTGAATTGGTTTGGCATTAGGCATTATCCAATAGCATGTTAGGAGGGGACCTTTCAGAATGATGATTCCTTGGCATAATAATATGATCCATCATAATCCTACAAATACTACCTAAGAACTaagaatatacaaaaattaGACCCTCGTATACAAGGGAATGGGACCTAAAGCCTTTAGCCAGATCCAGTTTTTAAAGACAGTTGATTTTTTAACTCAGTCTCTTTCTGGAGCATCACTAGACATTCTTCTTGCACTAAGGTTCCCTGTGTATGACCAGACCCTCTCAAATTCGGCCGAGGCTGCCTTTTCGGACTTAGTAGAATCTGTTGTGTCCTTTAGTCCATTCCTCTTGGCAGTATGCATCCTTCTTGGACTGCAAGGGCTACCGGTAATGGGTGAGGATGAACAAAATGATGGGGTTGCAAATGGAGGAGAGGCATATGGGGTGTGTTGAATTGAGAAGGGACTTGGAGTCATTCTTTTCTGGATTGGAAGACCACCGAAACCTCCCCGGTTGAAAAGAGAGATAGACTCTGCAGCTGCGCATCGCTTTATGGAATCATCAACATAAAGGACATCATCAATCCTTGCCATTATGTTGAACGCCAAGCTTTCCATGACCCTGGAATAACTCTCAAGAATAGACTGTCCTACATCCtgcaaggaaaagaaaaaatccaGAGTTATTGATTGGACAACAGTGGGAAACTCTTTACATCCTTCACTAATTACTCAAGTAAAGAAAACATAATAGTTCTTCATAAATTTTCCCAATGATTGCTCAAAATTGTGTGGGCTAACTAGAATAACCAAAAGACCTTCTCATCACTGCATTGGTCGCGTCAACAAAATAGATTATGAGTTCAATAAAATATGTAGATTCAGATAATACACCTCAAAACATGCTTAGTTTAATTATTTCCACCTAAACAAAGCAACGGTCACTATCATACCTTATTATATTGTAtcttggccatgtctagtgcaGTTTGAGGGAGCCCCGGAAATCTGTGTTTCAGGCTTTGCAGAAGGGTATCAGCTCGTTGGGCTAAAGAATGGTTCTTATCACCACCACCATCAGCAACAAGGCCCTTCACCTTTCCACCCCAGGAGCGTCTGGCTTTAACTGTATTTAGATGTTTCTTGTGGTCCTTCAACCTCCATACATGAACGGCAGCCTCAATTCTATTAGCTACATCCAGAGTGTGATGCTCTGAAGATAGATCCAGGCAATCAAGAAGACATTCAGGAGAGAATTGATCAGCAGTAATGTATCTATAGATTATCTCCCCCAGACAAGCTTTTCCATTCTGCATTAGATGTCATAAAAGAGAACACAGTAAATTTCCGGCAACATTCCCACCCAAATGCAAGAAATTACTAAATGCCTTTGATATGATTTCAGTACTTGAACAGCACTACGAATGTTGTTATATTTAGTCCTCAAATATGTACTAGATTTGACGCGAGTCAAATCATATATGATATGTTACAGTCAAGAAAAAGTGAAGTAAAACAATGTAATTAGTAACCATCACATATACAAATGAAAAGACAATATTTACCTTTGGTAATGATTCAATGTATGCACCAGGAATTTCCATTTCAGCAAGAACGGAACTGTTGATTGCCATGGCAGCCTTTAATATCTGATTCGTACAATCCCTGCACTGCTGCAGCCTTTTCCTATCATCCTCGCACAATCCATTTGGTGGAAGCTTAGGAGATGGAAGCCACCATTTCTCCTCTTGCCTAACGGAAGTCCTCCCCCTTCCGGGCGAATATGCATCATCACATTCCTTGGAATCACCCAATAGTATTCCCCTATCAACATACCAAAACTTTGTATCCTGAAATCCATCAAGCATACCAAGCAGCATTCCATCTAGCTTCTTCAGAGCCGGTAGATTGATGTACAAATCGGATCGAGGCCGCGTAGCCATGACCTCATAGGTTCCGCCACCGGGGAACTGCTGCACAGAAGGCACAAGCTCCACAATGGAATCACTCACACATAGAAGCCACTCCATTTCCCTACGCCACATGGCCTTCTTCTGAGGTGCCAGCGGCTCTAACCTCCATAACTCGCCAAACACAGTTGCTACCATTTTTATGTATGCAATACCATCAACAAATTCAAGTCACATCTCTAGAATTTAGACCTAAAACAAAGAGATTTGTATATAAGAGCAATACTAACCAGAGAGATTGGTTATTGCATTAGAGATTGCAAGGGCCGTGCATACTCCTTTTCCTCCACCAGACATGTCCTCTCCAAGAAGCAGTTTAGCAAACCTCTCCTTCATCATTTCCACTTCTGTAAAACGAAAATGCTTTCAAAATTCTCGAAAttacaagaagaaaaaacaaatgtAGCAAATCTAACGCAAAATTAACTCATAAGCTATGAGGTACCTGACAAATCAAGGTCTCTTTTCTCTGGCTTGTGATCCCAAACCACCACGTCTTTTCCTCCTATGACGGGAAGCATGACCTGCGACGGAAAGTGAAAGTGGCCGCCGGCGGGAACAGCAGCTCCACCGACAGGACGCGGAGACAAGTTGGCGGAGCTGGAAGCTCCACCGTCGGCGTCAAAACGACGTCCACAGAAGCTGCTGCAACTCTCGGACTCGCTGACGTCAGCACTGAGACTGTAACTGCCGCAACGGTCACTTTGCTGGTCGGAACCATCTTCAGAAGAAACGCTCCCCATTCCTcccaaaaaacaaaataacaaaccGGATTCTCACTCAGATCTAAGTAAGTAACCTACATTTGACTCGCACAGTATGCAACACCAAAAACAGTAACAGctaacagaaaaagaaaatggaaaccGTTTATGAAACAATGAGACACTCTCAATTCTTGTTGTTCGGTTCACACTTCACACACACAttctattcttttctattctgtTTCTATTATCC
The genomic region above belongs to Arachis duranensis cultivar V14167 chromosome 3, aradu.V14167.gnm2.J7QH, whole genome shotgun sequence and contains:
- the LOC107477244 gene encoding rop guanine nucleotide exchange factor 1 — protein: MGSVSSEDGSDQQSDRCGSYSLSADVSESESCSSFCGRRFDADGGASSSANLSPRPVGGAAVPAGGHFHFPSQVMLPVIGGKDVVVWDHKPEKRDLDLSEVEMMKERFAKLLLGEDMSGGGKGVCTALAISNAITNLSATVFGELWRLEPLAPQKKAMWRREMEWLLCVSDSIVELVPSVQQFPGGGTYEVMATRPRSDLYINLPALKKLDGMLLGMLDGFQDTKFWYVDRGILLGDSKECDDAYSPGRGRTSVRQEEKWWLPSPKLPPNGLCEDDRKRLQQCRDCTNQILKAAMAINSSVLAEMEIPGAYIESLPKNGKACLGEIIYRYITADQFSPECLLDCLDLSSEHHTLDVANRIEAAVHVWRLKDHKKHLNTVKARRSWGGKVKGLVADGGGDKNHSLAQRADTLLQSLKHRFPGLPQTALDMAKIQYNKDVGQSILESYSRVMESLAFNIMARIDDVLYVDDSIKRCAAAESISLFNRGGFGGLPIQKRMTPSPFSIQHTPYASPPFATPSFCSSSPITGSPCSPRRMHTAKRNGLKDTTDSTKSEKAASAEFERVWSYTGNLSARRMSSDAPERD